The DNA sequence ATCAGCAGAAACAGAAACTGAAGACATAATGAGTGCTCTAAACACCAACataaggaaaagaaatgcaAATGCCCACAATGATGCCCACGACGATTCCCACGATCGATTCTAGCTGCCTACGTGTGTACACCCACGGCCTATATAGCTCATATCCGCAAGGATGAGATCAATGACGCCACGACTTAGAAAAAGCAACTCGTACTTCTACTTCCACTTTCATCACGCTTTTAGCGCGGTGCAATCTTTTGTACACCCGACTCAATCAACTTCGTCCCCCAACAAACTGAAACAGCAGTCACGGCTGTGAAGTCCCCTGGACGATCAGCGAAGGGCCCACCTCTCTAGCTAGCTCTATGCATTATCAAGCTAAGGGTAGTGCAGCAAAAGCTCTACTTTATCGTTTATGAGAGAGCAGCATAGCTTTATTTTCGAAGTTGTATGATAATGATGAACGACTTCGTAGGTAAGAACTTGCCTTAAAACGTTCACTGGCGCTTTTCTAGAACTAGAACCGAAGGTTGTTTCTCTTCACCAAGGCAGCGAATGCTTGTTTTGCACAAATGTCAAGGCGCATGCTCACCTCCGATGAAGTACTACATCTTCGCTTTTCTCCTTGCTGCTCGTTCGAGCATAGGCCTCGACAACGGACTAGCCCGCACACCGCCAAGTTTGCACGATCTAGAGTAGTTAACGCATTCCAAGTTGGCCGTCTAGTGGGTTGGCTCTCGTGGGAGCGCTTTCGCTGCAATACCGACTGCCAAAACGATCCAGAAAACTGCATCGGGTAAAAATTGCGAAGTCTTGGTCTCTTTAAACGTAAAAACGTTGAACAAAAGGGAACGTCTTTTCATGGACATGATTGATCATATGGCGGCTGATGGATACAAAGACGCCGGCTATTTCACCGTCAATATCGACGTAAATACACGCGAAGCATGCGTAGCTCCATAGGGGATGATCGAGTCTTAGGATTGTTGGCTTGCTCATGAACGGGATTCCCAAGGAAGACTGCAGCCAGATCCGCAGAGATTTCCACACGGAATCAAATACATTGCTGATCATGTAAACGCTTGATAGTCTTTATAAATCTAAAATCTACTGTATTGGTTGCATCTAGGCTCACTCCAAGGGGCTGAAATTTGGAATTTATGAAGGTAATGAGAGCCATAATTaaaagtttaattaatttatccgtttcttctttccaaGATATTGGTACAAAGACGTGTGGCGGATTTCCCGGAATCGACTCGAACTATCAAAAGGACGCTCAGGTCAGAGGAACCGAAACTAAACAGGGGATTGAAATTGGAGTCTCTTCCGATCACAGACGTTTGCTGATTGGGGCGTCGATATGGTCAAACTGGACGGCTGCTACGAGAAAGTCTCTGACATGGACGCTGATTATCCAAAGATGGGCCAAGCAATGAATGCCACGGGCAGGCCCATGATCTATTCATGCAGCTGGCCTGATTACCAGAGAGGCAGCGGAATGaaagcaagagaaaaatgaaggATTTTCTATTGTTCTTGATCTTCCGTTTAGGTCAACTACACGAATATTGCCGCTCACTGCAATTTGTGGAGAAACTACGCTGACATTGCTGTAAGAAGTGGTGGTGGCGCTTGGTTTCTCTGGGGATTGTTCGCGGTTCTCTTTCTATAGGACTCCTGGCAGAGTGTGACGGGAATCATCGACTTCTATGGCACCAATCAGGACATGTTTGCTCCGGCGGCGGGTCCAGGAAATTGGAATGATCCAGACATGGTATGACGCTAAATTTTGGAAATAGCCCCTACATATTCCCGCTTTACCTTTTCAGCTTATCGTCGGCGACTTTTCTCTCAGCCCCGACCAGTCGAGAGCTCAGTTCGCCATATGGTCACTTCTCGCGGCGGTGCGTTTGCGGCGGTTTCTTGACCTTTCTGTGCGTCAGCTTCGCTTTCGGTTAGCCTCTTATCATGTCCAATGACTTGAGAAATATCACCGATTGGGCTAAAGAAATTCTATTGAACAAGTGACTAGGAGGATCTGTGTGTACGGATGTCTTTATTTACTCTCTCCTTCAGGGAAGTTATTGCTGTGAATCAAGACCCACTTGGAATGCAAGGGCTGAGAGTCCTAAAGGTAACCACTACGGTATACGTACCGAGATTCTGTTATCTTTTGTGTGAAACAGCAAAACGACTTTGAAGTGTGGAGAAAGGAGCTATCCAACAAAGGTCTCgcagtcgttcttttctaTAGAAGTAGTGCAGGTTCAGCCAGAAAATTCACCGTTGACTTCAAAACGGTACGTCAATCGCGTCCAAGAAATTGTCGCCGTATTAATCTTAATCTGTACTGGATGAAAACAGCTCAATATCACGGCACCAGCTATGAATGTTCGAGACCTGTTCGCCCACCAAGATCTCGGCACGTTCAAGAGCAACTTCAGCGCTGTGGTGAATCCCAATGGCGTTGTCATGGTCACTATGACTCCGCCGAGCGTGGAAGTGACCGACATTTTGTGAATTGCGTTGAGTGTTTCTGTTTGCGGGAGTCTTGTTTTTAATAAAGTGTTTGTTGCTGCTTTGGACGTATAGCTTGAAGGTCTTTTATTACAGACTTCATAGCTATGCGTGTATGTAATATGACAAAGTGTTGTgcattttttaaattttttattgcgCGCCCATCTTTGCATTACCCGGAtcgcaccacgtggaggtGCAGGCGCGTCGCGATCCAGCCCGGCCCACTGGCGCATGAGCCAGCGTACTATGTCAAGGTCGTCGCTCCCCAACGGACACGGGCTATCGCCTGCACGACGGTGACCTCAGGCCCTGCGAGGAGTAAGGTGCCGGCCAACGCCGACTCAATCCCATGTAAAACGGAACGCCGCGAACGGCTTTGATAGTGCTCCACCGCAAGCGGCGGCACTCCGTCTCCAACACCACCTACAGGTCTTACACGTAGCCTGTAATCGATGTGGAGACGTTGTTCCAGGATCAGAGCCGAACCGCGAAGGCTCGCTGCTCCCACTCCAACGTCTCACCAAGCAAGAGGGCGTCGCACAGGTTACGTAAAAGAAACTAGCCCAGAGCCACTGCTTATATAGCGAACGAAGGGGAAGTAACCGCCCCGCGCTCCCATTGGCCCTCCGAGCTGTCAAGCTGTCAGAGGGCGGGCCCTGGCACAGATAGGTTTTGGGAAAATGCCAGCGTCGGTAGGCGGTGTCCCAACACAATTTGGGCGCGTGGACAACCATATATGGAGTATGCGACTCGTGGACGACGCGTTGggaagaaaaaatccaatGGCTGCCTGCCAACAAGATGGCTGCCGGCCAACAAGGCTGCTGGCCAAAAAGGACGAAAAAGTGCTCTGACGGGGGGTACAGAATCCCTCTTGATCGCTGTGCATGGCGGCGCAGACTTGACGACTCAGGACGCTGGGGCgccttttcgtcgctttcgcgtcCAAAGAACCTGCTCTGATCcctttttcgacgtttcaCCGCTGCAGACCTGTTCATATCCAATGATACGCCCTTTTCTTGCTGTCGCCTCGCGATGGAGCCTGCTTTGACGTGCAgcgaagcgaagaaacgagGAAGCGATCGTGTCGGTTGTCCAATTTGCCTGACCGCACATAATGTTTCCGCTCCTTTTCTTCACATAGCAGAGTTGAAGCCTACTTAGATATGAAAGGCTAAAGTGTAGAGATCACAAAAAGCTTTTCAGCGTATATCACTAAACAAACCAGGCAAAACCATGCAAAAACAGCTACTGAAACACATTCCAACCTGTAAGACACGCACGGACGTACAGCAACATTCAAAATATATAGGTTAGTCAGACCTGTTCGCGACCCCTTGCTAATCAGCCGCTTCGTACAATACTTCActgttctttctttgagAAGATGTAATTTCCGTGTACtcgttttcctcttcaaCTGCTTTCCCTTGGCCGCTTTCTATATTTTCATATACCCCTTCTTCATCACTGGGAAAGACGGGCTTATCGTTTCCGCGATCGTAAGCGGGATTGACTATGTCAAGACCGCTAGTCGCTTTCATAGACGCCGGTGTGCGATCAAAGTACCTACTATACATAATCATATGATAGACTAAGAAAAATATTCTACAATAACCTAGTGGCTTTCGTATGCTTGTTCCTTTTCACAACCACAACAACCACGATAACAATCACTAGCAATAAGGCAACGCCACCTCCTGCAGCACTACCAATTATGATCCGCTTTGAGgctgagaagagaaagatttAGACTTTACTCAAATACCTAAACTATCCCTTTACCATCTGAACTAATTCTAGGACATTGGCCTGTTGGTGAACACCGCACCGTTAACGAAATCGTTGCCAATCCAGTTAGGGAAGGTTTTCCACCGTCCTTCGCTGATACTTGAAGCTCGTACGAGGAGTCAGCATTTGAATCCAATTCTTTAGCCAAAGATACTTCGCCAGTCAACGAGTCAATGGTGAAATATTCCTGAGTCGAATCCATACTGTACATCACCTCTCCGTTGCTTCCTAGAAAACAATAGTAAGACTAAACGCGCAGAAGTCAACAAGAAGAACTTCACCTGAGTCGAGGTCGGTTGCACTGGTGTTGACGACGCTGAAACCGGGAGGCGACCCGACAACAACCGACGGATCATAAATCTCCTCACTGAAAATCGGCGAATTGTCGTTTACATCACTCAGAGAAATAACGGCGGTTGCTTCAGACGTCCGGAAAACTGGCTGAGTCAGACTCGCTACAATGGCAACCGTGATTTCCTTGACCTTTTCGTAATCCAACTGGACAGAATTCGCTACTTGGAGAACTCCGGAGTTGGTTATGGTAAATGCATTCGCACGGCTACCCGATTTGAATTCCTGGCTTCTGATTGAATACATCACGTTGGTGCTAGGCTTTCCGTCAACAAGAGCCTTGACACTCAAAACAGACGAGCCGTCGGGTGAGTTCTCTTCTAAAGTAGTGCTGTATTGTCCTTGATCAAATAGTGGCCTCTTGGCATTCGTTTTGTTTACAGAAACGATAACGGTTACTTGGCCAGATAGGCTCGGGTTCTGTTTATCCAGAGCTCTGATAACGAGACTGTACTTGTCCGTTACGTAATAGTTGAGCACCGCATCATCTGACAGATAGATTCCAACGGCACCGGCGGCAGAACGTTTAATCGCAAATACGTCTTCCGATTCACTGGGCACAACTGACACGAGCTGGTATTCAATTTGGGAGCGATCTGAACCGACATCTGAATCAGTCGCTGTCAAAGACAACAGCATCGCGCCTCCTTTCGTTTGCTCTCTGACAAAAACGGCATACTGACGTTGTTCAAATTCTGGAGCGTTATCGTTGACGTTCGTGACGGATATCCTGACCGTGGCGACAGTGACGGCACCAGGAACTTCGGACGTCTGTGCAAGAATGTTGACGTTGTATTCCTTCTGTTGTTCGTAATCCAATGATTGGCTCAAGGATAGCACGCCGGTTTTCGCATGTACACTGAAAGGCAAAGATTCGGCGTTGTAGAGACTGTACGAAATGCGGCTGGCATTGAGCTGAGTCGTGCG is a window from the Oscarella lobularis chromosome 10, ooOscLobu1.1, whole genome shotgun sequence genome containing:
- the LOC136192538 gene encoding alpha-N-acetylgalactosaminidase-like, translating into MHYQAKALFSKLYDNDERLRRQRMLVLHKCQGACSPPMKYYIFAFLLAARSSIGLDNGLARTPPMGWLSWERFRCNTDCQNDPENCIGERLFMDMIDHMAADGYKDAGYFTVNIDDCWLAHERDSQGRLQPDPQRFPHGIKYIADHAHSKGLKFGIYEDIGTKTCGGFPGIDSNYQKDAQTFADWGVDMVKLDGCYEKVSDMDADYPKMGQAMNATGRPMIYSCSWPDYQRGSGMKVNYTNIAAHCNLWRNYADIADSWQSVTGIIDFYGTNQDMFAPAAGPGNWNDPDMLIVGDFSLSPDQSRAQFAIWSLLAAPLIMSNDLRNITDWAKEILLNKEVIAVNQDPLGMQGLRVLKQNDFEVWRKELSNKGLAVVLFYRSSAGSARKFTVDFKTLNITAPAMNVRDLFAHQDLGTFKSNFSAVVNPNGVVMVTMTPPSVEVTDIL